Proteins encoded together in one Pseudomonadota bacterium window:
- the larC gene encoding nickel pincer cofactor biosynthesis protein LarC, with amino-acid sequence MNILYIDPIFGISGDMMISAFLNAGLPFEEIKTLLEKLPVPVPALSPEKKKQGIIEGIHLNIEDSDTHLSIRQMEEIINTVEIDEKIREDARGMLDIILEAESKVHGTSKDHLHLHELSHIDTLIDLLCVAKGMHYFNIQKVFCGPVPHGRGTIKTSHGIIPNPPPVTLEILTGYTVVFLEEPLELTTPTGATIVRYYVKDKNMAPPFTIEKTGYGMGAYKTAKPDILRILIGKTEEPLYEEEVWVIESDIDDMEMEYLGAISDKIREAGALDVLSFPVYMKKGRIGIRLSVTVTAEKLQKILDTLFLETTTFGIRLRKDRRRTLKREMQTIETSCGPLRIKNGFDANGNLIKSHIEFEDVKRLSVEKNIPFRVLLDALKSEIKRK; translated from the coding sequence ATGAACATTCTTTATATAGATCCCATTTTCGGTATAAGCGGCGATATGATGATAAGCGCATTCCTCAATGCAGGATTGCCCTTTGAAGAGATTAAGACTCTCCTCGAAAAACTACCGGTTCCGGTTCCGGCCTTGTCTCCCGAGAAGAAAAAACAGGGCATCATTGAAGGCATTCATCTCAATATTGAAGATTCAGATACCCATCTGTCAATAAGACAGATGGAAGAAATTATAAACACCGTTGAGATCGACGAAAAGATAAGGGAGGATGCAAGGGGGATGCTCGATATCATCCTTGAGGCAGAGTCAAAAGTGCACGGTACCTCAAAAGATCACCTTCATCTCCACGAACTTTCCCATATCGATACACTCATAGACCTTTTATGTGTTGCCAAAGGCATGCACTATTTCAATATTCAGAAAGTTTTCTGCGGACCCGTACCACACGGAAGGGGGACAATAAAGACCTCGCATGGTATCATACCAAACCCGCCTCCCGTAACCCTTGAAATCCTCACCGGGTATACTGTCGTATTCTTGGAAGAACCCCTTGAACTCACAACCCCGACAGGTGCAACTATCGTACGGTATTATGTAAAGGACAAAAACATGGCGCCCCCATTCACCATTGAAAAAACAGGGTACGGCATGGGGGCATACAAAACCGCCAAACCGGATATTTTGCGCATCCTTATCGGCAAAACCGAAGAACCTCTCTACGAAGAAGAAGTTTGGGTAATAGAGTCTGACATTGATGATATGGAAATGGAGTATCTGGGGGCAATATCTGACAAAATACGGGAAGCTGGCGCCCTCGATGTCCTCTCTTTCCCGGTTTATATGAAAAAGGGAAGGATCGGGATCAGGCTCTCTGTTACTGTAACAGCAGAAAAACTCCAGAAGATACTGGATACATTGTTCCTGGAGACAACGACTTTCGGGATAAGATTAAGAAAAGACCGGAGGCGTACTCTAAAAAGAGAGATGCAGACTATCGAAACCTCCTGCGGCCCCTTAAGAATAAAAAACGGCTTTGATGCCAATGGGAATCTCATAAAATCCCATATCGAGTTTGAAGATGTAAAAAGGTTGTCCGTTGAAAAAAACATCCCCTTCAGGGTATTGCTGGATGCACTGAAGAGCGAAATAAAGAGGAAGTAG
- a CDS encoding YraN family protein has protein sequence MSNKREEGTKGEERAVSILKAEGYKILEKNYRNHFGEIDIIAEEDGYLVFVEVKKRNTPVYGTSFEAVNTTKKKRIIRSAMFYMKTHKCFDKKVRFDVVGIDSQSVKIVKHAFVIE, from the coding sequence TTGTCCAATAAAAGGGAAGAAGGCACAAAAGGCGAAGAAAGGGCAGTGAGCATATTGAAAGCTGAAGGATATAAGATATTGGAAAAAAACTACAGAAACCATTTTGGAGAGATTGACATCATCGCAGAGGAAGATGGCTACCTCGTTTTTGTGGAAGTAAAAAAGAGGAATACGCCTGTTTACGGGACCTCTTTTGAAGCGGTAAATACGACAAAAAAGAAACGTATTATCAGATCCGCCATGTTCTATATGAAGACACATAAGTGTTTTGATAAAAAAGTAAGATTTGATGTGGTAGGGATTGACAGTCAGAGCGTGAAGATTGTGAAACATGCGTTCGTGATTGAATAA
- a CDS encoding autotransporter domain-containing protein — MKIFLFFILIVFLPVSVLCQGSPFVPNDPYFFYNATERPGFPGQWHLINNAPSGGILFTIPDGGTSTVLMRNSGVDAGLRDAWKMGYTGKGVVIGIVDDGVEGTHEDIAPNYKSALSRNFSSDKSIADAAQGPIDNDDNHGQAVAGVAAARGGNGIGGTGAAPYASIVGLNPYPGKEINNTAIRALYVESYYWKSGVDPLTGKITAKPQINIMNHSYGQKTPWNLNDDLHGSDITTALNRTAGNGIIHVWSAGNERGIANEDTGKDNVLTNSNVIPVAALGSDEKFSDYSNYGSNVFVTAPSSRSGLYSGYYTFGITTTDRTGASLGYNRYSTENKKGDWTDLFPDYNYTSTFGGTSSSAPLVSGILALGMEANKQMDVRMAKHVLVQTSTMVDPNDASTTGGWVKNGAGNWFNPNYGFGNINAGKFVETVKKVAYVTKQTSYSTGTQTVNEAIKYLDNNNNKGTSKEFTLTTNELPASLRQPLEGVEVDLNFTHTKRGDLTASITSPYATKSRLFNSTKDLPTGKQDTESVTNFGWTFLTNAFWGEDPLGGKTNTSGKWTVTMGDVVNNGVGTWNSYKVTLLMGDIVFNSTEGTTTQTENIKARSLTIKQPDAVFKNPSGMSVVVEEQVQVTSGELNVNGAVTMSRPADDDDPEDGIFILDGGIVSGTGIIDAPYGFYHTGGTIKPGNSIGTLTINGDYYQGAQGKLLIEVASTTSNDLLAINGAADLNGILQTSWSGGYTPAIRTKFGTILTASSGITGQFTSLLTNITPTVLFKPKYDIPNQIYLMVERDYTNQNLLLYLTANQRAVGSMLNSVGNTATGDLDTVLHVIDDLPAYGLDQLAPRGSEAISGMGISGASFQTGNLSERLSDLRRGIRGLSFTGLYYRNTDFIANGKETPVLLASAGSDLTGMLPSGVNERWGFFVKGNIVSGDQKDSPDRTGYDFTSAGVTVGSDYRFTGNFIAGLMLGINTARANVDSMGSKVKTNGYTLGTYGTYYDNGFYIDGSISYGLTDYDNTRRIVFPGLDRTATSSPDGNQITAYGGTGYEFRMNRWMITPTVSFQYTKLNTDSYTEKGAGAINLDVDRQNTESLQGNIGGRISFTWQTDSAVIMPGIRASYGYEFLRGSQNITSRLAQGSSPFSIETMSPDRNFISLGAGITAFTVRDMSVYINYDVQIGENKYVAQSVNAGLRVGF; from the coding sequence ATGAAGATATTTTTATTTTTCATTCTGATAGTATTTCTCCCTGTCAGCGTTCTTTGCCAGGGCAGTCCTTTTGTCCCCAATGATCCATATTTCTTTTATAACGCAACAGAAAGGCCCGGGTTTCCCGGCCAGTGGCACCTTATAAATAACGCACCCTCCGGGGGCATTCTTTTTACCATCCCTGACGGTGGGACTTCAACAGTGCTGATGAGGAACTCCGGCGTAGACGCCGGACTCCGTGATGCCTGGAAGATGGGATACACCGGGAAGGGAGTGGTCATCGGGATTGTGGACGATGGCGTGGAAGGGACTCATGAAGATATTGCACCTAACTATAAGTCAGCTTTAAGTCGTAACTTCAGTTCAGACAAATCCATTGCCGATGCTGCTCAGGGGCCTATTGACAATGATGACAACCATGGACAGGCCGTCGCAGGGGTAGCAGCTGCCCGGGGAGGCAACGGCATCGGCGGTACAGGCGCCGCACCCTACGCATCCATCGTCGGATTAAACCCATACCCCGGAAAGGAAATCAATAATACAGCCATCAGGGCGTTATATGTAGAATCCTATTACTGGAAGAGCGGTGTTGACCCTCTTACGGGAAAGATCACAGCTAAACCTCAAATCAACATAATGAACCATAGTTATGGTCAAAAAACGCCCTGGAATCTGAACGACGACCTACATGGCTCAGACATTACAACTGCATTGAATCGGACTGCCGGTAACGGTATTATCCATGTCTGGTCAGCAGGAAACGAGCGAGGTATAGCCAATGAAGATACCGGTAAAGACAATGTCCTTACCAACAGTAACGTGATTCCTGTGGCTGCCCTGGGCAGCGATGAGAAATTCTCTGACTACAGTAATTACGGCTCCAATGTCTTTGTCACGGCACCATCGAGCAGGTCAGGCTTGTATTCCGGTTATTATACTTTTGGTATTACGACTACCGACAGAACCGGTGCGAGTTTAGGTTATAACCGTTACTCTACCGAAAATAAAAAAGGTGACTGGACCGATCTTTTTCCGGATTACAACTACACAAGCACCTTCGGAGGCACTTCCTCCTCCGCTCCCCTTGTATCCGGCATCCTGGCTCTTGGCATGGAGGCAAACAAACAAATGGATGTCCGCATGGCAAAGCATGTGCTTGTGCAGACGAGTACCATGGTTGATCCTAATGATGCCAGCACAACGGGTGGATGGGTAAAAAACGGGGCGGGCAACTGGTTTAACCCGAACTATGGTTTCGGCAACATCAATGCAGGCAAGTTTGTCGAAACAGTAAAAAAGGTGGCCTATGTGACCAAACAAACCTCCTACTCGACCGGCACGCAAACGGTCAATGAAGCAATAAAATACCTTGACAATAACAATAATAAGGGCACGAGCAAGGAGTTCACCTTAACAACGAACGAACTGCCTGCTTCACTCAGACAGCCTTTGGAGGGCGTAGAGGTTGATCTCAACTTTACTCATACAAAACGCGGTGATCTTACAGCCAGCATCACCTCCCCCTATGCGACAAAAAGCCGGCTGTTCAACTCCACCAAAGACCTTCCGACTGGCAAACAGGATACTGAAAGTGTCACTAATTTCGGCTGGACCTTCCTTACCAATGCCTTCTGGGGAGAAGACCCCCTGGGTGGAAAAACAAACACCAGCGGTAAATGGACCGTCACTATGGGTGATGTAGTAAACAATGGAGTGGGCACTTGGAATAGTTATAAAGTTACCCTGCTTATGGGAGATATAGTATTCAATAGCACCGAGGGCACTACCACCCAGACTGAAAATATCAAGGCAAGGTCTCTTACAATCAAACAACCCGACGCAGTCTTTAAAAACCCTTCCGGCATGTCTGTTGTTGTGGAAGAACAGGTTCAGGTTACAAGCGGTGAACTTAACGTAAACGGTGCAGTCACAATGTCCAGACCTGCTGACGATGACGACCCGGAAGACGGTATTTTTATCCTCGACGGCGGTATTGTCTCCGGTACCGGCATCATCGACGCCCCCTACGGTTTTTATCATACTGGCGGCACCATCAAACCCGGCAACTCCATCGGCACCCTCACCATCAACGGCGATTATTATCAGGGCGCTCAAGGCAAGCTCTTAATCGAGGTAGCCTCCACGACCAGCAATGATCTCCTTGCCATAAACGGCGCCGCAGACTTGAACGGCATTCTCCAGACCTCATGGTCGGGAGGATATACCCCGGCAATAAGAACAAAGTTCGGGACTATCCTGACTGCTTCATCAGGGATAACGGGACAGTTCACCTCCCTTCTCACCAACATTACCCCCACGGTACTCTTTAAACCTAAGTATGATATTCCCAACCAGATATACCTCATGGTAGAAAGAGACTACACCAACCAGAACCTCCTTCTCTACCTTACTGCGAACCAGAGGGCGGTAGGCTCCATGCTCAATTCTGTGGGGAATACAGCAACAGGGGATCTCGATACGGTCTTACATGTCATAGATGACCTCCCCGCATACGGTCTTGATCAGCTTGCCCCCAGGGGCAGCGAGGCTATCTCCGGTATGGGGATCAGCGGCGCCTCCTTCCAGACAGGGAACCTCTCTGAACGATTAAGCGATCTGAGACGAGGCATACGCGGTTTAAGCTTCACGGGGTTATACTACAGGAATACCGATTTTATTGCGAACGGAAAAGAAACACCCGTGCTGCTTGCCAGTGCAGGTTCAGATCTCACAGGTATGCTCCCTTCAGGAGTAAATGAAAGGTGGGGTTTCTTTGTGAAGGGGAATATTGTATCCGGAGATCAGAAGGACTCGCCCGATCGTACAGGCTATGATTTTACCAGCGCAGGGGTTACAGTAGGTTCAGACTACCGCTTTACCGGGAACTTTATTGCCGGTCTTATGCTTGGGATCAACACTGCCAGGGCCAATGTGGACAGTATGGGCAGTAAGGTAAAAACGAACGGTTATACCCTGGGAACTTACGGGACATACTATGATAATGGTTTTTATATTGATGGCAGCATAAGCTATGGTTTAACAGACTATGACAATACACGCCGTATTGTATTTCCGGGTCTGGACCGTACCGCAACCTCATCCCCTGATGGCAACCAGATTACCGCCTACGGGGGCACAGGATATGAGTTCCGTATGAACAGATGGATGATTACCCCCACCGTGTCCTTCCAGTATACCAAACTCAATACAGACAGCTATACCGAGAAGGGGGCAGGAGCCATAAATCTCGATGTGGACAGACAGAATACCGAATCACTTCAGGGAAACATAGGGGGCAGGATATCCTTTACCTGGCAGACAGATAGTGCGGTCATTATGCCTGGTATCCGCGCCTCATACGGATACGAGTTTTTAAGAGGCAGCCAGAATATTACTTCACGTCTTGCCCAGGGGAGCTCCCCCTTCAGTATCGAGACCATGTCTCCTGACAGGAATTTTATCTCCCTTGGTGCAGGCATTACCGCCTTTACCGTGCGTGATATGTCAGTCTACATAAACTATGATGTCCAGATCGGCGAGAACAAATATGTGGCCCAAAGCGTGAATGCAGGGCTTAGGGTGGGGTTCTGA
- a CDS encoding HU family DNA-binding protein: MTKAEIVAKVAEELKVSKAAAAKAFGVMTGCIEGALKKGEKVTFVGFGTFSVADRKARKGRNPQTGKEIKIAAKKVPKFSAGAALKAAVSGKAVAAKPKAKKAAAKPKKK, encoded by the coding sequence ATGACCAAAGCAGAGATTGTAGCAAAGGTAGCAGAGGAACTTAAGGTTTCAAAAGCAGCTGCAGCAAAGGCTTTCGGTGTAATGACCGGTTGTATCGAAGGGGCGCTCAAAAAAGGTGAAAAGGTAACATTCGTTGGGTTTGGCACATTTTCTGTTGCAGATAGAAAGGCCAGAAAAGGCAGAAACCCCCAGACAGGCAAAGAGATTAAAATTGCCGCAAAGAAAGTGCCAAAATTCAGCGCTGGTGCAGCCTTAAAGGCAGCAGTAAGTGGTAAAGCGGTTGCTGCAAAGCCTAAAGCAAAAAAGGCAGCAGCAAAACCTAAAAAGAAGTAG
- the trmD gene encoding tRNA (guanosine(37)-N1)-methyltransferase TrmD, which produces MIITILTLFPKIFESPLQESIIKKALDKGLVSFNLVNIRDFAEDVHKTCDDAPYGGGPGMVMKIEPIYNAMEHINANTKRPKYILLTPQGRILDEGTAVRLARNPHLALLCGRYEGIDERALSLVDEEISIGDYILSGGEIPALALIDAIIRHIPGVLGNEASVSDESLKDGLLEYPQYTRPPLFMDMEVPAVLLSGNHEEIRKWRRKEAIKKTILKRPDLMTRVEPNKEDRKFMREIMEDIPE; this is translated from the coding sequence ATGATCATAACAATTCTTACACTCTTTCCTAAAATATTTGAATCACCACTCCAGGAAAGTATCATCAAAAAGGCCCTGGATAAGGGACTTGTAAGCTTTAACCTTGTAAACATACGGGATTTCGCTGAAGATGTGCACAAGACCTGTGATGATGCCCCTTACGGGGGCGGGCCCGGCATGGTCATGAAGATAGAACCCATCTACAATGCCATGGAGCATATTAATGCAAATACGAAAAGGCCGAAATACATACTACTTACCCCTCAGGGCAGGATATTAGATGAAGGAACAGCGGTAAGGCTTGCGCGTAATCCTCATTTAGCGCTTTTGTGCGGTCGTTATGAAGGCATAGACGAAAGGGCGCTTTCCCTTGTCGATGAAGAAATATCAATAGGTGATTATATCCTTTCCGGTGGCGAAATACCTGCCCTGGCGCTCATAGATGCCATTATAAGGCACATTCCGGGCGTGCTTGGAAATGAAGCATCTGTGAGCGATGAAAGCCTGAAGGACGGACTCCTCGAATATCCGCAGTATACCAGACCCCCTCTGTTTATGGATATGGAAGTCCCTGCTGTGCTGTTATCGGGAAATCACGAAGAGATAAGAAAATGGAGAAGGAAAGAGGCAATAAAAAAGACAATCCTTAAAAGACCCGATCTGATGACCCGTGTTGAGCCCAACAAAGAAGACCGTAAGTTCATGAGAGAGATTATGGAGGACATCCCTGAATAA
- a CDS encoding RNA methyltransferase produces the protein MAIIHYPVYDKNRDIVATSVTNMEIHDIARSCMTFGIDLCYIVTPLVKQRKIMEKLIHHWEHGYGLTYNPLRSVALEKIRVCNDIEEMLTEIRISGNPIIIGTSSMERDDKSIGYHELRDMIGKEERPFLMLFGTGWGLTGTTVELCDKMLMPVKGSGDYNHLSLRVALGIILDRIFGERGDKDERDN, from the coding sequence ATTGCAATTATCCACTACCCGGTTTACGACAAAAATCGGGATATTGTTGCCACAAGCGTAACAAATATGGAAATACATGACATTGCAAGAAGTTGCATGACATTTGGTATTGATTTATGCTATATTGTTACTCCTCTTGTAAAACAGAGGAAGATAATGGAAAAATTGATTCACCACTGGGAACATGGATACGGCTTAACATATAACCCTTTGAGAAGTGTGGCTTTAGAAAAAATAAGAGTATGTAACGATATAGAAGAGATGCTGACAGAAATCAGAATATCCGGCAACCCTATCATTATCGGCACATCATCAATGGAAAGGGATGACAAATCAATAGGGTATCATGAGCTTCGGGATATGATCGGTAAAGAAGAAAGGCCGTTTCTCATGCTTTTCGGAACAGGCTGGGGGTTAACGGGCACAACGGTTGAATTATGTGACAAGATGCTTATGCCGGTTAAAGGGAGCGGAGACTACAATCACCTGTCCCTGAGGGTAGCGCTTGGAATCATTCTTGATAGAATATTTGGTGAAAGAGGAGACAAAGATGAACGAGACAATTGA
- the rimM gene encoding ribosome maturation factor RimM (Essential for efficient processing of 16S rRNA) — protein MGYVPVGRVISTHGIKGEVKFQYYNDEKEVFYEYTSFLVKNENNRWVTFEPTDKRLYKGFFYLKFKGFDSPEAALSLINKEFFVKEEQLPPLNDDEYYEYQLIGLKVINQDDIGMGTVTEVMHTGAQYLIVVRGEKEILIPMVEDYILSIDIINKTMTVVEPET, from the coding sequence ATGGGATATGTCCCTGTTGGGCGAGTAATATCCACCCACGGAATTAAAGGGGAAGTAAAATTTCAGTATTACAATGACGAAAAAGAGGTGTTCTATGAATACACCTCTTTTTTAGTTAAGAATGAAAATAACCGGTGGGTAACATTTGAACCAACAGACAAAAGGCTCTATAAAGGCTTCTTCTACCTGAAGTTTAAAGGATTTGACAGCCCTGAGGCTGCCTTGTCTCTAATAAACAAAGAATTCTTTGTCAAAGAGGAACAACTCCCCCCTCTGAATGACGACGAATATTATGAATACCAGCTTATTGGTCTGAAAGTAATCAATCAGGATGACATCGGGATGGGAACTGTTACAGAGGTAATGCATACGGGCGCTCAGTACCTGATAGTGGTCAGAGGAGAGAAGGAAATATTAATTCCCATGGTTGAGGACTACATTCTTTCAATCGATATCATAAACAAAACGATGACTGTGGTGGAGCCGGAAACGTAA
- a CDS encoding KH domain-containing protein produces MLKELIEFIAKALVDNPDMVKVSEIEGEKTSVFELSVSKDDLGKVIGKQGRTARAMRTILSAASTKVRKRAVLEIIE; encoded by the coding sequence GTGTTGAAAGAATTGATTGAATTCATTGCAAAGGCCTTGGTAGACAACCCTGATATGGTAAAAGTATCCGAAATTGAAGGCGAGAAAACATCCGTTTTCGAGCTGAGTGTTTCCAAGGATGATCTCGGAAAGGTCATAGGGAAACAGGGACGGACCGCACGTGCTATGAGAACCATATTGAGCGCAGCATCCACAAAAGTAAGGAAACGGGCAGTTCTCGAAATCATAGAGTAA
- a CDS encoding XRE family transcriptional regulator — MKTKVKARTNKKEDFIDELASMMPPERAERAKREAEKEIFHIRLSELRKKMGIRQEDVKSFTQSGISKLESRSDMKVSTLIEYLKSIGMGVEIKAYSKNVINKNVDAVTLLKV; from the coding sequence ATGAAAACAAAAGTAAAAGCAAGAACAAATAAAAAAGAAGATTTTATTGACGAGTTGGCTTCCATGATGCCTCCTGAAAGAGCAGAAAGGGCCAAAAGGGAAGCTGAAAAGGAAATATTCCATATACGGTTATCTGAATTAAGGAAAAAAATGGGTATTCGCCAGGAAGATGTCAAATCGTTTACCCAGTCGGGTATTTCAAAATTGGAGTCAAGGAGTGACATGAAGGTGTCAACCCTTATAGAGTACCTCAAAAGCATAGGCATGGGGGTCGAGATAAAGGCCTATTCGAAAAACGTTATTAATAAAAATGTAGATGCAGTAACATTGCTGAAGGTTTGA
- the larB gene encoding nickel pincer cofactor biosynthesis protein LarB has translation MMDEKLIYLLKNVKNGDISVDEAYEKLKDLPFEDLSHTKLDHHRLVRKGMEEVVFGQGKTIHQIIEIVTSMRQKDINVLVTRLSNKAGKSLKETFPVGTYDEAARCFYIKEDEAIKGKGIVLVISAGTSDIRVAEEAYITSVFFGNQTEKLYDVGVAGIHRLFQNLEILKRARVIIVAAGMEGALPSIIAGIVGVPVIGVPTSIGYGASFGGLTALLAMLNSCSTISVFNIDNGFGAAYFATLINRL, from the coding sequence ATGATGGACGAAAAACTCATATATCTTTTGAAAAATGTGAAAAATGGCGATATTTCTGTTGACGAGGCTTACGAGAAACTGAAAGACCTCCCTTTTGAAGACTTGAGCCATACAAAGCTTGACCACCACAGGCTTGTACGCAAAGGCATGGAAGAGGTGGTATTCGGGCAGGGCAAGACCATTCATCAGATAATAGAGATAGTAACCTCCATGAGACAAAAGGATATCAATGTCCTCGTTACACGGCTCAGCAATAAGGCCGGGAAATCCTTAAAAGAAACATTTCCTGTTGGTACTTATGATGAGGCAGCACGATGTTTCTACATAAAAGAGGATGAGGCAATTAAGGGGAAAGGCATTGTCCTTGTGATCTCTGCCGGCACGAGTGATATAAGGGTTGCGGAAGAGGCATATATTACATCAGTCTTTTTCGGGAATCAAACAGAAAAGCTCTATGATGTGGGCGTTGCAGGGATACATAGATTATTTCAGAATCTCGAAATATTAAAAAGGGCACGGGTCATCATAGTGGCGGCCGGTATGGAGGGGGCACTACCGTCTATTATAGCAGGCATTGTAGGGGTTCCTGTCATTGGCGTTCCCACCAGCATAGGGTATGGGGCAAGTTTTGGCGGCTTGACAGCACTCCTTGCCATGCTCAACTCATGTTCCACCATTTCAGTCTTCAATATAGATAACGGATTCGGTGCAGCCTATTTTGCAACCCTGATTAACAGACTATGA
- a CDS encoding DUF721 domain-containing protein, translated as MSFVSLRKALENVLLEYHFAGDIDAYKVFHLWEDIVGGKTAHHTKPIRINQSILYVEVDDPLWLSQLRYMKLDIMDKIDRMIKKGVLKDLKFYLKTN; from the coding sequence GTGTCCTTTGTATCGTTAAGAAAGGCCCTTGAAAATGTTTTGCTGGAGTACCACTTTGCAGGCGATATCGATGCCTATAAGGTGTTTCATCTCTGGGAAGATATTGTAGGAGGGAAAACAGCTCACCATACAAAACCAATAAGGATTAATCAAAGCATTCTTTATGTAGAAGTCGATGATCCCCTCTGGCTGAGCCAGTTGCGATATATGAAGCTGGATATCATGGATAAGATTGACAGAATGATCAAAAAAGGGGTACTGAAAGACCTCAAGTTTTATCTTAAGACTAATTAA
- the rplS gene encoding 50S ribosomal protein L19, with translation MNETIDLLEKEHMRLDLPEINIGDNVKVYTKIFEGDKERVQVFEGIVIRKRGGNTRATFTVRKVSYSVGIEKTFPKHSPLIENIEVMSKSKIRRSKLFYLRNLRGKAAKLKEKRD, from the coding sequence ATGAACGAGACAATTGATTTACTCGAAAAAGAACACATGAGGCTGGACCTACCCGAGATAAATATCGGTGATAACGTGAAGGTATACACAAAAATCTTTGAAGGCGATAAAGAGAGAGTTCAGGTCTTCGAAGGCATTGTGATAAGAAAAAGAGGGGGGAATACAAGGGCAACCTTCACTGTAAGAAAGGTATCATACAGTGTAGGAATAGAAAAGACCTTTCCCAAACATTCACCTCTCATTGAAAATATTGAGGTAATGAGCAAGAGCAAGATCAGAAGGTCAAAGCTCTTCTACCTGAGGAATCTGAGAGGCAAGGCTGCAAAACTGAAAGAAAAAAGAGATTAA
- the rpsP gene encoding 30S ribosomal protein S16 has protein sequence MAVKFRLSRYGAKKRPFYRIVVADSQYPRDGRFIENVGTYNPITDPAEITLDKEKIKEWYKKGARPTKTVENIFKKEGVLKEINQ, from the coding sequence TTGGCGGTAAAATTCAGATTGTCACGGTATGGTGCTAAGAAAAGACCTTTTTACAGAATTGTTGTGGCTGACAGTCAGTATCCAAGAGACGGCAGGTTTATTGAAAACGTGGGGACATACAACCCGATTACAGACCCTGCTGAGATAACCCTTGATAAAGAAAAGATCAAGGAATGGTATAAAAAAGGGGCAAGGCCCACAAAGACTGTTGAAAACATATTCAAAAAAGAAGGGGTACTCAAGGAAATAAACCAATAA
- a CDS encoding ribonuclease HII, protein MHCCKLAGLIGGIDEAGRGPLAGPVVSSCVIWKELPEKKSNINDSKQLTEKQRVSLFHWIREHAYKVGIGIATHEEIEQINILQASLLSMERALKDTDIRPDLLLIDGNYGIKGFPLSKPVVKGDKKCFFIACASIVAKVVRDGIMETYHTLYPDYNFTKNKGYPTKDHKIAIREYGISPIHRKTFRGVKEYLVQ, encoded by the coding sequence ATGCACTGCTGCAAGCTTGCAGGACTAATTGGCGGCATTGATGAAGCAGGCAGGGGACCCCTCGCCGGCCCTGTAGTGTCGTCGTGTGTAATCTGGAAAGAATTGCCTGAAAAGAAATCAAACATTAATGATTCCAAACAGCTTACCGAAAAGCAAAGGGTTTCACTATTCCACTGGATAAGGGAACATGCATATAAAGTAGGCATCGGCATTGCTACCCACGAAGAGATAGAACAGATAAATATCCTCCAGGCAAGCCTCCTTTCCATGGAAAGGGCGCTGAAAGACACAGACATCCGGCCAGACCTTCTCCTCATAGACGGCAACTACGGGATTAAAGGTTTTCCCCTGAGCAAGCCGGTAGTAAAGGGTGATAAAAAGTGCTTTTTCATCGCCTGTGCCTCCATCGTCGCAAAGGTTGTAAGGGATGGTATCATGGAGACATACCACACACTGTATCCTGATTATAACTTCACAAAAAATAAAGGCTACCCGACAAAAGATCATAAAATTGCCATAAGGGAATATGGCATCTCTCCCATACATCGAAAAACATTCAGAGGGGTAAAGGAATACCTTGTCCAATAA